A genomic segment from Glycine soja cultivar W05 chromosome 20, ASM419377v2, whole genome shotgun sequence encodes:
- the LOC114402081 gene encoding uncharacterized protein LOC114402081, whose protein sequence is MTLKSPKAIWDYLKEEYAGDDRIRSMQVLNLRREFELQRMQESETIKEYSNKLLGIANKIKLLGSDFADSRIVEKILVTVPERYEASIASLENTKDLSKITLAEVLHALQAQEQRRLMRQDCVVEGVLPAKHHEVDESKGFFQEESTSNQQK, encoded by the coding sequence ATGACTCTTAAATCACCCAAAGCAATTTGGGATTATCTGAAAGAGGAATACGCTGGAGATGATAGAATACGAAGCATGCAAGTGCTGAATTTAAGGAGGGAATTTGAGCTTCAAAGGATGCAAGAGTCAgagacaatcaaagaatactcaAACAAATTGTTGGGTATTGCCAACAAGATAAAGTTGTTGGGAAGTGATTTTGCTGATTCGAGAATTGTAGAGAAAATTTTGGTAACGGTGCCGGAGAGGTATGAAGCATCTATAGCTTCATTGGAGAACACAAAGGATCTGTCGAAAATCACATTGGCAGAAGTGCTACATGCCCTGCAAGCTCAAGAGCAACGAAGGTTGATGAGGCAAGATTGTGTTGTCGAAGGTGTTTTGCCCGCCAAACATCATGAAGTTGATGAAAGCAAAggattttttcaagaagaatcaaCCAGCAACCAGCAAAAATag
- the LOC114403603 gene encoding high mobility group B protein 7-like has product MASSQSRKRVDAVDSRAASVLVRAKDGSAFARCDDCKKNVPVALIDMHSCSLEAKIKMNLDAQVVEQAAEAKKPERKKPKSKEPMAKKAKVGKGKKVKDPNMPKRPPTAFFVFLDDFRKSFKEANPDSKDVKRVGKEAGEKWRSMTDEEKKPYLDKVAELKEEYEKAMESYEAGQDEEDQTVSDKETSDKEAAAKEVAIEVEEELTDED; this is encoded by the exons ATGGCATCATCTCAGTCGAGGAAGAGAGTTGACGCCGTCGATTCTCGCGCTGCTTCCGTTCTCGTTCGCGCCAAAGATGGCAGTGCTTTTGCTCGTTG CGACGATTGCAAGAAGAATGTGCCGGTTGCACTCATCGACATGCACAGTTGCAGCCTTGAagctaaaattaaaatgaacctag ACGCTCAAGTTGTGGAACAGGCTGCTGAAGCTAAGAAGCCGGAGAG GAAGAAGCCCAAATCTAAAGAGCCTATGGCAAAAAAAGCTAAAGTTGGGAAGGGGAAGAAAGTCAAGGATCCTAACATGCCTAAGCGTCCTCCCACAGCTTTCTTTGTCTTCTT GGATGATTTTagaaaatctttcaaagaagctAATCCTGATTCTAAGGATGTTAAAAGG GTTGGTAAAGAGGCTGGTGAAAAGTGGAGGTCTATGACTGATGAA GAGAAGAAGCCTTATCTTGACAAAGTTGCTGAGCTTAAGGAAGAGTACGAGAAGGCTATGGAAAGCTATGAAGCTGGTCAAGATGAAGAA GATCAAACTGTGTCTGATAAGGAAACTTCTGATAAGGAAGCTGCTGCAAAAGAAGTTGCAATAGAAGTTGAAGAGGAGCTAACTGACGAGGACTAA